A window of the Thalassospira indica genome harbors these coding sequences:
- a CDS encoding carboxymuconolactone decarboxylase family protein has product MVKSMPGAAGTLADQYPDIWKAYAELGKAAAEAGPLTDRERRLVKLALAIGIGSEGAVHSHTRRAKAEGIAQEDLLHIAMLSIGPLGLPRAVAAKTWIEDI; this is encoded by the coding sequence ATGGTTAAATCTATGCCCGGTGCTGCCGGAACACTGGCGGACCAGTATCCCGATATCTGGAAGGCTTATGCAGAACTTGGTAAGGCAGCTGCAGAGGCAGGACCTTTGACGGATCGGGAACGCCGCCTTGTAAAGCTTGCGCTTGCAATCGGTATTGGTTCTGAAGGAGCGGTACATTCACACACCCGGCGTGCCAAGGCCGAAGGTATCGCACAGGAAGATCTGTTACATATTGCGATGTTGTCTATCGGCCCTCTTGGTTTGCCGCGTGCGGTTGCCGCGAAAACCTGGATTGAGGACATCTAG
- a CDS encoding U32 family peptidase gives MIGPYINTYNEGTLSYFAEKGAKRIALPWELPMSSIAALCGAQTAAEIEVQVFGRMPLAISARCYSARAQGLHKDGCRYVCGDHLDGMDVETLDDTPFLAVNGLQTLSSHYVEMADNIAQMQTAGVTAFRLSPHSLDMTRVSDLYRQVLARKTDPEELRHRLKEMRFPMNFANGFLHEAPGAEFRQTRARQAE, from the coding sequence ATGATTGGTCCCTACATCAACACCTATAATGAAGGGACGCTGTCCTACTTTGCCGAAAAAGGCGCTAAACGGATCGCCCTGCCATGGGAATTACCGATGTCCTCGATCGCAGCATTATGTGGCGCGCAGACCGCGGCCGAGATTGAGGTACAGGTATTTGGTCGTATGCCTTTGGCCATTTCGGCCCGCTGCTATTCAGCACGGGCGCAAGGCCTGCACAAGGATGGCTGCCGGTACGTTTGCGGGGACCACCTTGATGGCATGGATGTCGAAACACTCGACGATACGCCGTTTCTGGCGGTCAACGGGTTGCAAACCCTGTCCAGCCACTATGTTGAAATGGCGGACAATATCGCACAGATGCAAACCGCCGGTGTGACAGCGTTCCGCCTGTCGCCACATAGTCTGGACATGACAAGGGTTTCGGATCTCTATCGTCAAGTTCTCGCGCGTAAAACCGATCCGGAAGAACTCAGGCACCGCCTGAAGGAAATGCGTTTCCCGATGAACTTTGCCAACGGCTTCTTGCACGAAGCCCCTGGGGCCGAGTTTCGTCAGACGCGTGCGCGGCAGGCAGAATAA
- the ubiU gene encoding ubiquinone anaerobic biosynthesis protein UbiU, whose translation MELVCPAGTPASLHAAVAAGADVVYCGFRDATNARNFPGLNFSRAELRDAVKHAHKHGVHVYLACNTYPQAGAEEIWHKAVDDAVAIGVDAIILADIGLLRYARGHHPDARLHLSVQASASNEEAIRFYHQEFGVRRVVLPRVLSLDEIRTLNQRIQVETEVFAFGGMCVMAEGRCSLSSYATGESPNMNGVCSPAAHVHYEERGDATVSRLGNFTINIYDSDEKVGYPTLCKGRFRAMDKSGYLFEEPTSLDVTAMLPELADAGVSALKIEGRQRGKAYISQVVGAFRTSLDKIAEGQLNARSKLSTLSEGQSDTTGAYRRSWQ comes from the coding sequence ATGGAACTCGTTTGTCCTGCAGGAACACCTGCCAGCCTGCATGCCGCCGTCGCGGCGGGTGCTGATGTTGTATATTGCGGTTTTCGGGACGCAACGAATGCCCGAAACTTTCCGGGATTGAACTTTTCACGTGCCGAATTACGCGATGCCGTCAAACACGCGCACAAGCACGGAGTTCATGTCTATCTCGCCTGCAATACCTATCCGCAAGCCGGGGCCGAAGAAATCTGGCATAAGGCAGTTGATGATGCCGTGGCAATTGGTGTCGATGCCATCATCCTTGCTGATATCGGTTTGCTGCGATATGCGCGCGGTCATCATCCTGACGCACGTTTGCATTTATCCGTGCAGGCATCGGCCTCGAACGAAGAAGCCATTCGATTTTATCATCAGGAATTCGGTGTACGGCGTGTTGTGCTGCCCCGTGTTTTGTCGCTTGATGAGATACGCACCCTAAATCAGCGCATACAGGTTGAAACAGAAGTATTCGCATTTGGCGGGATGTGCGTCATGGCCGAAGGTCGTTGTTCACTGTCTTCATACGCGACGGGCGAAAGTCCGAATATGAACGGCGTCTGTTCGCCGGCAGCACATGTTCACTATGAAGAACGCGGCGACGCGACAGTTTCCCGACTGGGGAACTTCACCATCAATATCTATGACAGCGATGAAAAGGTCGGCTATCCGACGCTGTGCAAGGGCCGGTTTCGTGCCATGGACAAATCCGGCTATCTGTTTGAAGAACCCACCAGCCTTGATGTCACCGCCATGCTGCCGGAACTTGCAGATGCAGGCGTTTCCGCGCTCAAGATCGAAGGGCGGCAACGCGGGAAGGCATATATATCGCAGGTCGTTGGCGCATTTCGAACATCACTGGACAAGATCGCCGAGGGCCAACTCAACGCGCGATCAAAACTCAGCACGCTGAGTGAAGGTCAAAGCGATACCACAGGTGCATACCGGAGAAGCTGGCAATGA